The genomic stretch CTGTGGTGGTGAGTGCGGGGCCTCCCGCAGCAGGCAAGAGCTCTGTCTTAAATGGATTGCATCTTGCTGGATACCGCCTCATTGACCCGGATGCAGCAAAGGACCTCCTGCTTCACGACGCGGATGCCCATGGCCTGCTCGACTACCGTTCCGGCGTGCTTTTGCCCGACGGCGAGCCCGTCAAGGTGCGGGAACTGGCCTCCCATGTACATCATGCGTCCACCAGGGTTGCGGACATTGTCAGGAGCCTGGCCATGGCTGCGGGGGAAAACATCATTATTGACGGGACCCTGCGATGGGAGCCGCTGGGGCAATTGTATGTAGACGAATTGTTCGCCCACGGTTACGCCGGTATCGACGTCGTTGATGTGGAAGTGCCCCTGAAGACTGCATTGAAACGCGCACGCCAGCGGTGGTGGGACGGCAGAAGGCACTCGCCTGCCGGCGGGAGATTCGTCCCCGAGGACGCGATCCGTGCATGCTATGGCGCAAATCCCAATGAAAGCCTCAGTGCCGCCAATGCCATGCAGCTCGCCCAGGACGCTGCCGAGGGATTGGGCCATGGATCCCTTCGGCGCTTCGATGTGGACCCGCAGTCGCAAGTGCCGGTGCAAACCCGGTACACAATTTTCGGCACTTAGCAGCCCTTCACCCCTGCATTCGACATTGAGCAGGACTGGAGAACCATTCCTGCCCCCGAGGCGGGCGACTGGCGCTAAAGTGGACTGCGACGAAGACCCGGGGAAAGAGGCGCCATGAGTACAGGTACAGACGTGACAACAACTGCAGGGCAGCGGCATGCGGCCGACAGCCATGAATGGATCCGGGTGCAGGGTGCCCGCGTGAACAACCTCAAGGACATCAGCGTCGAGATCCCCAAGCGGCGGCTGACCGTGTTCACCGGCGTTTCCGGTTCAGGCAAGAGCTCGCTCGTATTCGGCACCATCGCTGCGGAGTCCCAGCGCATGATCAACGAGACATACAGTGCTTTTGTGCAGGGGTTCATGCCCACGCTGGCGCGCCCCGACGTTGACGTCCTCGAGGGGTTGACCACGGCGATCCTGGTTGACCAGGAACGGATGGGCGCCAACCCGCGTTCCACGGTCGGCACCGTGACCGATGCCAACGCCATGCTGCGGATCGTATTCAGCCGCCTGGCCCAGCCCCACATCGGCTCACCCCAGGCCTACTCCTTCAACGTCGCCTCCATCTCCGGTGCCGGCGCCGTCACCATCGAGAAGGCGGGGGAGAAGGTCAAGGAGCGCCGCAGTTTCTCCATCACCGGCGGCATGTGCCCGCGCTGCGAAGGCATGGGCAAGGTCAACGACTTCAACCTGGAAGCGATCTTCGACGCCGGAAAGTCCCTGTCCGAGGGTGCCGTCCTGGTGCCCAACTACAGCATGGATGGTTGGTATGGGCGCATCTTCTCCGGATCCGGATTCTTTGACATGGACAAGAAGCTGGGCAAGTACACCAAGACGGAACTGCACGACCTTCTCTACAAGGAGCCCGTGAAGATCAAGGTCGAGGGCATCAACCTGACATATGAGGGCATCATTCCCAAGATGCAGAAGTCAATGCTCGCCAAGGACGTGGACGCCATGCAGCCCCACATCCGCGCCTTCGTGGAGCGCGCCGTCGTGTTCACCACCTGCCCCGAGTGCGCCGGCACCCGCCTGGCCGAGCACGCCCGCAATTCCAGGATCGACGGCGTCAGCATCGCCGACGCCTGTGCCATGCAGATCAGCGACCTGGCCGCCTGGGTACGCACTTTGAACGAGCCATCTGTTGCGCCGCTGCTTGAGTCGCTGGGGGACACCCTCGATTCCTTCGTGGACATTGGGCTCGGCTACCTGTCCCTGGACCGCCCTTCCGGCACGCTTTCCGGCGGCGAGTCGCAGCGGACCAAGATGATCCGGCATCTGGGGTCCTCCCTGACTGACATCACTTATGTCTTCGATGAGCCCACCATCGGCCTGCACCCGCATGACATCGCACGCATGAACCAGCTCCTGCTGCAGCTCAGGGACAAGGGCAACACCGTGCTCGTTGTGGAACACAAGCCCGAGGCCATCGCCATTGCCGACCACGTAGTGGATTTGGGTCCGTTGGCCGGTTCCGCCGGGGGAGAGGTGGTCTACGAGGGTTCGATTGAGGGCCTGCGTGCCAGCGGCACCCTCACCGGCAAGCACCTGGACGACCGCATGTCGCTCAAGGAGGCGTTCCGCAAGCCGACCGGCAAGCTGGAGGTCCGCGGGGCCACGGAGAACAATCTCAAGAACGTCGACGTCGACATTCCCCTGGGCATGCTCACCGTAGTCACGGGCGTGGCCGGCTCGGGCAAGAGCTCGCTCATCCACGGCTCCGTGTCCGGCCGCGAAGGCGTGGTCACGGTGGACCAGGGCGCCATCCGCGGCTCCCGGCGCAGCAACCCCGCCACCTACACAGGCCTGCTGGACCCCATCCGCAAGGCCTTCGCGAAGGCCAACGGCGTCAAGCCCGCCCTGTTCAGCGCCAACTCCGAGGGCGCCTGCCCCACCTGCAACGGCGCCGGCGTCATCTACACCGACCTGGGCATGATGGCCGGCCTCTCCACGGTCTGCGAGGAGTGCGAGGGCCGCCGCTTCCAGGCCGCCGTCCTCGAATATCACCTGGGCGGGAAGAACATCAGCGAGGTACTGTCCATGTCGGTCGACCAGTCGGTGGAATACTTTGCTGAGGGCGAGTCCAAGCTGCCGGCCGCACACAAGATCGTGAGCCGCCTGTCCGACGTCGGGCTTGGCTACCTCAAGCTCGGCCAGCCGCTGACCACCCTCTCCGGCGGTGAGCGCCAGCGCATCAAGCTGGCCACGCACCTGGGGGAGAAGGGCGGCATCTACGTCCTCGACGAGCCCACCACCGGCCTGCACCTGGCCGACGTCGAGAAGCTCCTGGGCCTGCTGGACCGGCTGGTTGAGTCCGGGAAATCGGTCATTGTGATCGAGCACCACCAGGCGGTCATGGCGCATGCAGACTGGATCATTGACATTGGGCCCGGTGCCGGGCACGACGGCGGAACCGTTGTTTTCGAGGGAACGCCGGCTCAGCTCGTGGCTGGCCAGGAGACGCTGACGGGCCAGCACCTGGCCGCGTACATCGGGGCCTGATGTTCAGACGGTGTTCGATGGTGCGCGGGCCGGTTGAGCTGTCCTATGTGGTGGGCGGTTCGGGGCCGGTGGTGGTGTTTTTGCACGGGCTTGCGGGGGAGTCGGGGGAGTTTGCCCCCACCATGGCCGCGCTGGTTGGCGGGTTCCGCGTCATTGCACTCGACCAGCGTGGGCACGGCCGCAGCACCAGGCGGCCTTCCGACCTGTCCCGTGAGGCGTATGTGCAGGATGTCGTGGCGCTGATTGACCATGTGAGCCCTGGGCAGCCCGTCCATTTGGTGGGCCAGTCGATGGGTGCCCACACGGCCATGCTCGTGGCTGCGGCCCGGCCGGACCTGGTGGCGTCGCTCGCCATGCTGGAAGTTGACGCCGGCTCGGGCTCCTCCGATGATGCCGCTGCATTGGGGCGCTACTTTGCCGGCTGGCCGGTGCCGTTTGCCTCCCGCAGTGCGGCCCAGGCATTTCTGGGGGAGTCGCCGGTTGCGGGTGCATGGGTTTCAGCGTTGGAGCGCAGGGACGGCGGACTGTGGCCCCGTTTTGACGCTGACATCATGGAATCGTGCATCCGGGCAGTGGGCGTGCCGCGATGGGATGAATGGGCAGCTGTGAAGGCCCGGACGCTGGTGATTTACGCTGAAAACGGCATGTTCACCGAGGCCCAGAAGACCGGGTTCGTTGGGCACCGGCGGGGCACGCTGCGTATCGATCTGCCCAACGCCGGCCATGATGCCCACCTGGACCAATGTGAGCCGTGGACGGAGGCACTACAGGCCTATCTGTCAGAATCACTGGTGGTTTGTGACAGATAACTGCATAACTGTCAGTAGGCGTGTTCGCTTGAGACAGGCAGGGCTGAAATGGATTCCCAAACCAATGCCAAGCAGCAGGGACCAGATGGAGCCGGCCGTCCGGAAGAACGTCCTACGCCACGGTCCACAACATGGCCGGAGGGCGGATTCGACACGTTGACGTGGGGCGATCCGGATATAATCGTTGATCATTGTGCGGAAGCCTCCTTTTTGCCATTGGCCACGGCACGGCACTGGCAGTCGACGTCGCCACCAGCACAGAGTCTTGGAATTCACGGGTGGGTGCCAGGAAGGATGCTGCCGTGAGGAAAGCCCTCAATCTTTGGGCTCGGCAGCCGGTGGTGAATGCCTTGTCCCGGCAAGAGAAGCTGGGCCTGGACTACCGGCGGACGAAACGCGCCATGGACGAGCTGGAATCCGCGGGACTCGTCATCAGAGTCAACAAGTTCAAGCAGGGGCATTTCTGGAGAGCCCCGGACATGCATAAGGCGCTGAATGCCTTCGTGGACAGGGCTGGCCGTCGAGCCGCACCCTGAACGCAAATCCGGCAGAGCAAGAGCAACCTGCTGGCCGGTCATTGCGTGAAGCCCTGGCGGGCAACCTGAGGATCAGTCGGTGTCCGTTGATGCGGCGGCCTGGCTGTCCGCGTAGTTAAGAACCTTCTCCAGCGACTCCAGCAGGTCAAAATCCTCCGGCCCAACGATATACGCGGCGGGTTTTCCGTTCTTCGTGATCTGCACACGTTCCCGGCCGTAACTGGCGCGTGCAACCACGTCTGCCAGTTCGCTGCGCAACTCACGGACAGATACTGATGTTGTAACAGTTGTCATGAACTGCACTCTATATTGTGTACACATCCGCGTACGAATCGCGTCATATTCCGTGTACACAGTGGACATGGGCTGGACTGGTCGGGCGTGTACACATTTAGGCTCAAGAGAGGGGTTAGGGCGTGTACATTGTGTACACGCATGTCCGGATGGCAGTTTACGCCTCCGGCAGCTCCTGGCACTTGAGTGCATTCAGGGGATTCCCGTGGTGCGGGCCGGAGGGATCGCCGCAGTGGCAAAAAGGCGGCCGCGCGTCAGTCTCGTGCTGAAGAAACGTGAACCAGGGAAGCCTTGGAAAAGTGCATAACTAACCACTTCTGACGCACCTGGCTAATGCGCCGATAATCTACATTATGTAAAGTAAAGTGAAATCGGGGCTCCCCGATCCGCCAGAATTGTCCCCTGCTCATCCAAACTGGTCCGCAATGGACCGGGCTCACTGCACATGGACCACCGGCAGGTGAATAGCTAAAGTTGAGGCATGACGCGGTCGACGTCGGCAGCCGTACTTGATTCAGCACCCGGACAAAACGTGTGCCAGCTGACGTCGCGCCAGCGCGGCTCCGACGGGCTTGCGGTTCAGCCGCTGACGGCGTGGGCGTTGCCTGTCGGCGACGCCGCCCCAGTTCGCACGCTGCCCTCACCTATGGGCCGGGAAACTTTCATTGCCCTTGTGTGGTGCGCGTCCACTTCCCGGCATGTCGGCTATGGGTCTTGGCTCGAGCGCGACCGGCTGATCTTCCTGGGCCGGGACCCGACGATCGTTGGTATGGCTTCGCAACCGTTCAGGCTCGATTTTGAACTCGACGCTGCAGGCTGGGGGGACCAAAGAGTCGGGGCACTCCCCCGCATAACTGGTGCCAATTTGCACTGGCTTGCCGGCTATAAGCGCCCACGATGCCTCGACACGGTTGACGCCCACACAATCACCGGGTTATTGCACGAAGGTCCGCTTGGTCTGCGAAACGTTGTCCGTGCAGCTGGAAATCCGGTCATGGTCCTCCCCCATGGGTGGAGCGAGGGAAAGGGAATAGCACCATGAAACTCACCATCAGCCTGCAGGTCACTCTCGACGGCGTCGCACAGGCGAACGGCGGCAACAATGAGGAAATGGACCCCGGCTTCACGCGCGGCGGCTGGGCGCTTCCGCTCAACGACAACGAGGCCGCGCGGTACATCCTCGATACTTGGCGCCGCCCGGATGCCTTCCTGCTCGGGCGAAAGACGTTTGGCCTGTTCGAGACTTACTGGGGTGCCCGGGGCGAGGACGGTGGGTTTGGCGAGGCGATGAGCTCGAAGCCGAAGTACCTGGTTTCTACGACCGTGACCGACCCAACGTGGGAGCAGACCACGGTCATCTCCGGCGATGTCGCCGCTCAGGTGCGAGAGCTCAAGGCGCAACCCGGCGGCGAGTTGCTTGTGGTGGGCAGCGCGGCGCTTGCGCAGTGGCTGCTCGAGAACGAGCTGGTGGATGAGCTGAACCTCGTCCAGTTTCCGGTGATCGTCGGGGAGGGCAGGCGGCTCTTCCCGCAAAGCGGTCTGGACTTCGGGCTTGAGCTGCTGGATTCGGCGGTATTTGGCACCGGCATTGTGGCGCTCACCTACCGTGTTGGCGGCCGCCCCGCGTACGCCTGAGCCTCCGGATCGAAAATTTGGAGCGCCTGGTCAACGTCATCGACGATCGGTGCGAGTCCGGTACCTTCGAGGCGCAGATCGCCAACGAAGCGTCCAGTGTCGATGCCACTAGGATTTGCCGGCACCTTCACGGCATGCGTTTGGCCGGACCCATCGACAACTCCAAAGCCGTTCTTGTCGGACCCGCCGCCCCCACTCCCCCGCGACTGCCTTTTTGTGGGGAGGAGCTATGTGCGCCTCCTGGCCCGAGCGCCGAAATCATCGAGTACACGGACCACGTCTTTGGCCAACCAGATTCGATTTCGTTTCCCTGTCGAAATTTGGACCAGGATCCCCGCGTCAACGAGGCGGTTGATTGCTACCTGGGCATTGACGCTGGACACGCCCAGTTCGGTGGCTGCCATGGAGCCGTCGATGACAGGCTGGCGGAGCAGGACGCCCAGGAGTCGGTGTGCTGAAGAGTCCCGTCTGGCCTTGACGCTCTCCCGCCACTTGCCGTTGACGGATTCCAGGTCACCGACGAGCGTGCGGCCGTTGTGGACGGCGGCAAACGACGCCTCCGCGATGGAATGAACTATGGGTGCGATGTCGCCTGCCCGGTAGGCGCCGAGTGCCTCAAAGTAGCTGCCCGTGTCATGCAGTAGTCCGGCGGACACGGGAACGGCGACATTGCGGGTCAACCTTCCACCCCGCAGCATTGCCTGTATCAGGGCACGGCCAACCCTCCCATTTCCGTCCGGGAACGGGTGGATCGTCTCAAACTGGGCATGTGCAATGGCGATTTGAATGAGAACAGGAAGGTCGAGGCGGTTGGCGAATGTGGTGAGATCCTCCATCAGGGCAGGAACGCGGTCGTGGTGCGGAGGCACGAACTGCGCGGTGTGGGGCCCCAGATTCCCCCCGCCAATCCATACCTGCTGGTCACGCCAGTGGCCAACGATGCCCGGGTTGCTTTCCTCCAGCAACGCCCGGTGCATTTCCAGTATCGCCCTGCCGTCGATGGTTTCGGAGAGCGACAAGGCGGCCTGCATGGCCCGGACGTTGCCGACAATCAGCTGCGCATTCTTGGAAGCATGGGCACCGAGCTCAGCCAAGGCAATCTGACGGGCGCCACTCGAGAGGTTCTCAATCTCCGAACTTGAGGCGCTTTCAGTGCGCAAAAGAATTGATGCGAACGGTGCGGCAATTTGACCAACCTCCGCATCGAAGCGTGCAAGCTCACTGGAGGCTTCCTCGGTCAAAGCCTGCAGTTCGCCGTCGACGGAAATTTTCTGCGCGGAAATGAATGGCGGAACGGCCGCCCGATACGGGCCAGACGCCCTGCGTCGTTGCGTGCGTGAGGCATGCCCCTCCCCGACGCTGTGCCATGGAAGCTCTTCATAATCGAGTGCCGGCCAGCCTGTTGTCCTGTTATCCGTTGGCATGGCTCAATCATACCAATGGGAACTTAGTTATCCATTGGTATGGCCAGAAATTCTAATGGGTTGATGCTGGCGCGGGGCCTAACCCTGTTGGCTCCCGGTGGCTGAAGCGGTACCAATTTCCCTAGTCTCCACGACGGAAGATCCGTCTGCCGCGCAAGTCCACAGCGCTCGTCCAGCAATGGCTTCCACCGTGAGCGGGTGGCTTCGTGGGTGGAAAGGATACGGGTTCAGTTGCTGCTTCCGGGCAGTGGGCGGGGAAAGGCTGCGGATGGCGTGCATCCATGCTTCGCCCCGATTCCAGCAGGAGAACCTGGACGGTTGATCCGCGCGTATTACAACTGTTTGAGCATTTCCAGTTCACGCTTTGCCGGGTTCACGTTGTAGGCCACGCTGTGACCAGTCGCGGCGTATCCGTGGCGCTCGTAAAAGCTGATGGCACGCGCATTGTCCTCGTGCACGTGGAGCGTCAGCCGGCCGTCTTTGGCACGCGCCCATTCCTCCACCGATTCCAGCAGGGCGTCCGCCAATCCAGCCCCCGTTCCGCGCCACTCGGGCACCACGAACACCCCCACGAGCAGCGGTCCGGTGGCGGAATCCGGGACATAGCCGCCCATGGTTCCCACCCATCCGCCCGCACCGGTCACCGCAGCAAGCTGGATCCCGTGGACACCGGAGCCCCGCCCGCCCCGCAGCCGCCACTCAGCCTCATCGTGTGCCAGCGCCTCGGCAAGGGTCTCCGCACAGGCATCGGGCGTGTCTCGAATCATCTGCAGCCGCAGTTCGCGCACTTCACGCCAGTCGGCCTCAGTGGTGCGTCGGATTGAGTAGTGTTCTGAGGTCATCTTCAAAAGCCTATTCCATCGTGCACGACTGCATGGACCGTATGATCGAGAAGGCAAGCCGCCGCAAACGATCAAAGGAGATCCATGAACCCGCTGCCGGAATTCGCCTCCCCCACCGATGTTGCCGACCAGGTGGCCCGGTCCCAAGTCCTGTCCCCCGCCCTGCACCCGCTCTGGTCCGGGGCCAGGCTCAGCGGCCCCGCCTACACCGTCCGCTGCGCGCCGGGTGACAACCTGATGCTGCACGCGGCCATCCACCGGGCGCCTGCCGGTTCAGTGCTGGTGGTCGACGGCGGTGACGCCTCCCATGCGGTGGCCGGCGGGAATGTTTGTGCCGTGGCCCATCGGCGCGGCATTGCCGGGATGGTCATCGACGGTGCCATTCGGGACGTTTCAGAGATCCGCGGGCTGGGTTTTCCGGTCTTCGCCCGTGCCGTGGTGCCCAAGCCCGGAGTGAAGGCGGTGCCGCTCCCCCTGCAGGAGCCTGTCACGTGCGGCGGCGTCCTGGTGTACCCCGGCGATTTCATCGTGGCCGATGAGGAAGGGATCGTGGCCGTTCCCGCGGCGGACGTGGGGGCGGTGATGGATGCCGTTGCCAGCAAGGTGGCGGCCGAGCGCGCCCAGGGGCTGGACGCCTGGGCATCTGCCCACGATGAGAAGATCAACTCCATCCTGCGGGCAGCGGGCCTGGATTGGTAGCCGGCCGCGGCCGGGGCCGCACCGGAACAGCGCCGGCGTGCATTGCCGTGCTCGGCGGCGTGCCTGCGGACCATGCTGCGTCGTTCGTTCGCGGGCAGTACAACCCGCACGCGGTGGAGACGCCCTGGCAACGACGGCATGTCGAACATTTCGCCATTGATTGAACCAAAGCCACCCGGCCCACGTGTCACAGGCAGAACAGCCACCACAAGTGCACCGTCCACATGGCCGGTGGGTCAGGCAGGCAGCCATGGTTCTTCCCAGGGACTTCGTCGACGCGGCGTTGCGGGTACTGATAGCCGTCGCTCTGGCCATTGACGCCGTCGTCCATCTGAAACTGGCCTACTACTACCAAATTGCAGCTCCGGGAGGAATCGGGCAGGGAAACCTGTTCTGGATCGAAGCCGGCGCGGCGATCCTCGCAGGGCTGTACGTTTTCTTCCGCGGCAGCCGGCCGGCTTACGCCGCGGCGCTCATCGTCACCTTTGGCGGGGTTGCAGCGGTACTGCTGTACCGCTACGTTGACGTCCCAGCGTTCGGCCCGTTCCCGGCCATGTACGAGCCGGTCTGGTTCTTTGAGAAATCCCTCAGCGCAGTGGCGGAAGCAGCGGGAGCCGTGCTGGCCGCCGTCGGACTGTTCAGGAAAAGGCCGGCGCACCTGCACACGGGAGCCCAGACCCTAGCCAGGTGAACCATCCGGGCCCATACTGCGTATACACGTCAGGAGGTGGGCATGCGCCAGGACGAGCAGGCGGCACTGCGGGAGCTGCACGGCGACTACGCCCAGCTGCTCTGGCGGTTTGCCATGCGGCTGGTCCACGACAGGGCGCAGGCGCAGGACGTGGTGCAGGAAACCCTGTTGCGGGCGTGGCAGCACCCGGAGGTTCTCACGCGGGAACCGGCGGCGCTGCGGGCGTGGCTGTTCACGGTTGCCCGGAACCTGGTCATTGATGAATGGCGCAGCGCCCGGCACCGGCACGAGTTCGGCACGGACCAGCTCCCCGAGACGCCTGCCGACGATGCCACGGAGCGTGTCCTGGACGCCTGGCTCGTGGGCGACGCCATGGAAAGCCTCAGCGCCGACCACCGCGAGGTCATCCGGCTGGCCTATTACGGCGGCCGGGACACTGCGTCGATCGCGGCGGAGCTGGACATCCCGGAGGGCACAGTAAAGTCGAGGCTGCACTACGGCTTGCGGGCCCTGCGGCTGGCCTTGGAGGAGAGAGGGGTGAGCGGGCGATGAGCGCGGACCTGTACGCCTTGTGGGATGCCGCCTACGTCCTTGGCTCCCTTTCTGCCGTCCAGCGCCGAGAATTCGAGGCCCACCTGTCGGACTGCACCGCCTGCCGACAGCGGGTGTCCGAGCTCTCCGGCCTGCCCGGGCTGCTGGCCCTGGCCCGGGATGACAGCGGGGTTCCCGCCCTAGCGCCGGCAGGCCCCCAGGCAGCCCCGCTGTACGGCGGGCTGGCCGCCAAGGTCGCCGCCCGCCGTCGCCGGTGGGCCTTGGCAGCCGCGGCCGCTGCCGTTGTTTTGGCAGGCACGACGGCGGGACTCACCTCCGTGCTCGGCCCCGGCACCGCTCCTCCGCCCCTGGCTGCCACCAGTGCCGCCGCCGCCGGCGTGCCGCTCACCTTCTCCGGCGCCTACGCGCACGGCATGACGGCGACGGGAAGCCTGGCGAGCCAGGCCTGGGGAACCCGGATCGACTGGCACTGCAGCTACCCCGCCGGAACGTACTCGGGCGGGCCTGCGGGCAGTGACTTTGTGCTGGTCATGGTCTCCAAGTCCGGGGCGGAGACCACCCTCGCCAGCTGGACCGCCGGACCGGGCAGTGAGGTCTCGCCCACGGCAACCACGGCAGCCCCGGTATCTGCCATCGCCCGGCTCGACATTAGGGACGGCAACGGGGCCGTGCTTCTCAGCGCGGCCCCGTGATGCCGCCCCGGCGGCGCCGGACGGCTCAGTAGGCGCTGCCGCCGTAGGAGGAGGACGACGGCATGGGCGAGGTTGAGGTGACCTTGGCACCGTCCGGGCCGACCACCCACCAGATGCCTCCATACCCCTGGCCGGTGGTGTCGCCCGGCTTCTTGTCGCCGGCAAAGGTGTACAGCGGCAGCCCGTTGAGCGTCACCTGCTTTGCGCCGCCCGTTCCGGTGATGGTGCCAACCGTCCCCGTGACGCCCTCGATGGTGGGTGTGGCCGCCGTCGTGGTCACGGCCGGCCAGAGGCTGATGCACGGCCCCGTGCAGGCGCTGGCGGATTCGCCCTTCGTGTCATGGTCGTAGTAGTAGAGCGTCATCCCGGCGCCGTTGACCAGGATGGTGCCCGGCGAGGTGCCCGCGGTGTGGAGCGTGCCGGCCGCGGCCTGGGACTGCGACGATCCGCCGGGGGCGCCGTACAGGCCGCCGCTCCCGGGCGTGCCGCCGCACGCGGTGAGCGCTGCCAGCGCCAGTGCGCTGCCGGCAAGCCAAAGTCGGGTGCTGTTCTTCATGGCGATTCTCCCCTTGACTGGGTGGAGCCCGTGCGGCCCCATGCCCAGCACACGAAATGGAGGCCGGTCCGGTTCATCCGTGGCAGGATCGAGCCATGGAAAACACTGTACTGACGGGGCTGCTGATCTGCGACGGCGGGGAGCAGCTGGCCGCCGTCGTGGCACACCTCCCCCTGCACCTGGAACTGACACGCGCCGAGCCGGGCTGCCTTTCCTTCGACGTGGTCCAGACGGCGGACCCGCTGGTGTGGGAGGTGTCCGAGCGGTTTGTGGACGCGGCGGCCTTTGGGCTGCACCAGCAGCGCGTCAGGGCCAGCGAGTGGGGCCGTGAAACGCAGGGCATCCGGCGCGACTATTCATTGTCCGTGGACCGGCCCGGCGCTTGATGGCCCCTGGCCAAAACGCCGCGACCCCTTGACCTTCCGCGGTTTTCGGCATGGAATGGAAATAGGTTCCAGCACGGGGCCTGCACACTGCGTCCGGCCCGCACCGGCCGGGCACCGACCCGGGAGGTGCCGCCATGACTTTCCTGATTCTGGCCGCCCTGGCCACTGGCACGGCAGCCGCCACCGTCTGGCTCGCCGAAACGCGCCCGGCCCGGGAAAACGACCCCGACTCCGCCTTTTGGTACGCCTTCGCCGGCTTGTGCGTGCTGGCCCCGATCATCCTGGCGCCCGCCTTTACGAGCAACGCCGCGTCGCTGACGCTGCTGTTCCTCTCGGGGGTGGCCGCCATTGCCACCCACCTTGCGCTGCGCCGCCGCCGCGGGATGGCCGCTGAGGCCGCCCGGCAGGGTTTGCTGCAGGCCGCCCTCACGGCCGCCGCAACACAGCACCAGGCGACGCTCGACCATTGGGCCTGCTACGTGCTGGACCCGGAAACAGCGAGCAGGCTCCCTGCCATGACCAACATCAACCGGCCCGAAACCGCTTCACTGGTCCGCCTGCTGACCGCCACCGAGGAGCTTTCGCCGGCCCCTCCCCTGACGCACGACGGCGTTGCCGCCTACCAGCATTCCGTCACCGAGCTGGGGCGCGCCCTGGCAACGGCGGAAGATGCGGCGGCCAGACACTGACGGTGGGCCGGCGACCTACGGGGACCGGGCCAGTCCGCACTACTGGACGACGAGTACGGGGACCGGCGACTGGTTGACCACCGCGGCGCTGACGGAGCCAAGCAGCAGGCCCATGATGCCGCCGTGTCCGCGGCGTCCCACGACCAGCATGCGGGCTCCTTCGGCCGCCGACGACAGGGCCGAGGCGGGAAGGCCCTGGATGAGCCGGGCCGACACGGAGGCGGGGACGTCCTCGCCAAATGCCTGGAACAGCGCGTCCTGCAGCACCTTGCCGGCGGCCTCTTCGAAGCTGCCGATGCCGACCGCTGCATAGCTGGCGATCTTGGTGGGCTTCTCCCAGACCGCCACGGCATCGACGGTGCCGCCCATCTCGGAGGCCAGGCGCGCGCCTTCCTTCAGCGCGTTGACCGACGCGGCGGAACCGTCCACGCCAACGACAATGCGAACACCTGATGCAGCTTCAGACACGAGACACTCCTTCGTCACCACGGGCCTTTCCCGTTGCCCTCCATTCTCCCGTACAAAACCGAAAGAACGAACTTGGCCGGGGCCGCTGCCATGTCAGTTGCCGGGCTGCACCGGCTGCTCCGTTGGTGCGGGCTGGTCCTTCTTGACCTGGCCCGGCGGTTCCGCGGCAGGGGTGGGTTCGGGCTGGACCGGCGCGGCGGGCTCCTGTGTTGCTTCAGGTTCCTGCGTGGCCTGTGGCTCCGGCTGTGCCGGGGCCTGCGTCTGCTGCGGCTGGACCGGCTCGACCGGGGGCACATAGTCGCCGGGCTTGGGGTCGTTGACACCCACCACCAACGGGGCTGTCGGGGCCAGCATGGATGCCGGCGGCTGCGCAAACGGCACCGCCGCGTAGGCGGGGTTGTTGCCGGCCTCATTGTTGACGGCGGCCCACATCGA from Arthrobacter stackebrandtii encodes the following:
- a CDS encoding zeta toxin family protein, encoding MTKSAGPLAGEVQEAHRALTELLAPGGALHQAPAILGTYFDDAAIIRTAHQYMETTQRGVIQDGRAVVVSAGPPAAGKSSVLNGLHLAGYRLIDPDAAKDLLLHDADAHGLLDYRSGVLLPDGEPVKVRELASHVHHASTRVADIVRSLAMAAGENIIIDGTLRWEPLGQLYVDELFAHGYAGIDVVDVEVPLKTALKRARQRWWDGRRHSPAGGRFVPEDAIRACYGANPNESLSAANAMQLAQDAAEGLGHGSLRRFDVDPQSQVPVQTRYTIFGT
- a CDS encoding ATP-binding cassette domain-containing protein, producing MSTGTDVTTTAGQRHAADSHEWIRVQGARVNNLKDISVEIPKRRLTVFTGVSGSGKSSLVFGTIAAESQRMINETYSAFVQGFMPTLARPDVDVLEGLTTAILVDQERMGANPRSTVGTVTDANAMLRIVFSRLAQPHIGSPQAYSFNVASISGAGAVTIEKAGEKVKERRSFSITGGMCPRCEGMGKVNDFNLEAIFDAGKSLSEGAVLVPNYSMDGWYGRIFSGSGFFDMDKKLGKYTKTELHDLLYKEPVKIKVEGINLTYEGIIPKMQKSMLAKDVDAMQPHIRAFVERAVVFTTCPECAGTRLAEHARNSRIDGVSIADACAMQISDLAAWVRTLNEPSVAPLLESLGDTLDSFVDIGLGYLSLDRPSGTLSGGESQRTKMIRHLGSSLTDITYVFDEPTIGLHPHDIARMNQLLLQLRDKGNTVLVVEHKPEAIAIADHVVDLGPLAGSAGGEVVYEGSIEGLRASGTLTGKHLDDRMSLKEAFRKPTGKLEVRGATENNLKNVDVDIPLGMLTVVTGVAGSGKSSLIHGSVSGREGVVTVDQGAIRGSRRSNPATYTGLLDPIRKAFAKANGVKPALFSANSEGACPTCNGAGVIYTDLGMMAGLSTVCEECEGRRFQAAVLEYHLGGKNISEVLSMSVDQSVEYFAEGESKLPAAHKIVSRLSDVGLGYLKLGQPLTTLSGGERQRIKLATHLGEKGGIYVLDEPTTGLHLADVEKLLGLLDRLVESGKSVIVIEHHQAVMAHADWIIDIGPGAGHDGGTVVFEGTPAQLVAGQETLTGQHLAAYIGA
- a CDS encoding alpha/beta fold hydrolase, which translates into the protein MVRGPVELSYVVGGSGPVVVFLHGLAGESGEFAPTMAALVGGFRVIALDQRGHGRSTRRPSDLSREAYVQDVVALIDHVSPGQPVHLVGQSMGAHTAMLVAAARPDLVASLAMLEVDAGSGSSDDAAALGRYFAGWPVPFASRSAAQAFLGESPVAGAWVSALERRDGGLWPRFDADIMESCIRAVGVPRWDEWAAVKARTLVIYAENGMFTEAQKTGFVGHRRGTLRIDLPNAGHDAHLDQCEPWTEALQAYLSESLVVCDR
- a CDS encoding type II toxin-antitoxin system Phd/YefM family antitoxin; the encoded protein is MTTVTTSVSVRELRSELADVVARASYGRERVQITKNGKPAAYIVGPEDFDLLESLEKVLNYADSQAAASTDTD
- a CDS encoding dihydrofolate reductase family protein, with the protein product MKLTISLQVTLDGVAQANGGNNEEMDPGFTRGGWALPLNDNEAARYILDTWRRPDAFLLGRKTFGLFETYWGARGEDGGFGEAMSSKPKYLVSTTVTDPTWEQTTVISGDVAAQVRELKAQPGGELLVVGSAALAQWLLENELVDELNLVQFPVIVGEGRRLFPQSGLDFGLELLDSAVFGTGIVALTYRVGGRPAYA